The genomic segment TGAGGACTGGGGCACCGTAGGTATTGGGGCTGGTTTTGTCCGTAATGTGTCCATCGAGCACAATGAACTGCTGGACCTGCCTTATACTGGCATCAGCTTGGGCTGGGGCTGGACACCGACGGTTAATAGTATGCGCAATAATCGGGTGCTTTACAACAGAATAACGCGTTATGGCAGATACATGTATGATGTGGCTGGGATTTATACGCTTTCGGCCCAACCCGGAACAAAAATTCAATATAATGTGATTGACAGTATTTATCGGTCACCCTATGCACATATTCCGGATCATTGGTTTTACCTGTATACCGATGAAGGATCTGCTTACATGAACGTGAGCAACAACTGGTTCCCTTCCAATAAGATTCTTAAGAACGCGAATGGGCCAAGCGTGGAATGGACCAATAACGGACCCGACGTAGATCCTAAAGTGGTTAAACAAGCGGGTATTCAGGAGACGTATGCTGACCTGTTGAGTGCAAAGAGGCCAATAGCAGCTGCCACGGAGATCAATACATACGTCCCTTTTACAAAACCGGTCTTTTTTCAGATCTACGACCCGCAGCAGCAATTATCCGCAGCAGCAATCAAAAACTTTTTTGTCAGACAGGGCGCGGATATCAGCCAGATTTTTCATTGGAAGCACTATACCGTATTGATGACGAGTGATGAGATGGGTAAGAAACTCGCGAGTGCGTGGGTCGCCAGCTATCCTGCAATAGCATATAAGCTGTTCAACGATCTGTTCTATACCTTCGATCGTACCGACTTTGGGGGAGAGAAGCCCAAGGAGACCGATTTTGTCCTACTAACGGCACAGCTACTGGATGATCGGAACAAACAGGAAGCTTACTATCGGGCGCATAAAGAACAATTTAAAAAATGGCCTGAAGTCGCTTCGGGATTTTGTCGCGCAGGCTTCGATGAAGTACTCGTCTATCGAAACGGCCGACAGCTGATGCTCTATATCTCATTTCCAAAAGGACAGGATTTTAAGAGGATTGATCAGCTGACGACCAAGGATAACCCGAAAGTGGTGGAATGGAATCGGCTCATGGGCAGTTATCAGGAAGGCATTCCAGGAACGGGCAAAGATGAAACGTGGATTTTTTATAAACAATAAAATGGAAAGTATTCAAAAGTTAAAATTAGGAATTTTAGGACTTGGGGAAGGGCGCAGCACCATGTCTGCAGCCCTGCAGAGCTCCTCTATCGAATTGGTGCAGATCTGCGACCTGAATGAAGAATTGGGACGTAAGCGGATGAAAGAGTTTGATTTTCATGCGTATACCAACAATTATCAGGACATGCTCCATGATAAAAATATTGAAGCCATCGCAATTTATACGCCTGATCATGTTCATGCGAAACATATTCAGCTGGCTTTAGAGCACGATAAACATGTGATCTGTACCAAACCGTTTATCGACAATCTCGCGGATGCCAATGATCTGCTCGAACTTGCGGCGAAGAAAAACCGGCGCGTATTTGTCGGGCAAAGCTCCCGTTTTTTTGAGCCAGTAAAAAAACAAAGGGAAGATTTTGAAGCTGGTCTTATTGGCGAGTTGATCACGATTGAGGGCTATTACCATGCCGATCACCGGTGGTTTTTGGAGAAGCCCTGGTCCTTGCAATCTACCTTCAAATGGCTGTATGGTGGGCTTAGCCATCCGGTTGACTTCATTCGCTGGTACCTGCCGAATATTGACGAGGTGATGGGCTATGGCATGCTGAGTGCCAATGGAAAGAAAGGCGGTCTTCAAAATGTGGATACCATGCACTTTATTTTTAAAGCCGAAGACGGCCGGGTAGCGCGCGTCAGTGGCGCATATACAGGTCCCGTTCAGCCAGTCACGCGGGATAGTAAGATGAGCTGTATTTTACGGGGTACTGAGGGAGCCAGCCAGGCGGATTATATGGATCTTCGTTATGCGATTACGGATAAAAATGGTGAAGAGCGTATGTTGACCTGGGAGCACAAGCTCAAGCACTATTTCCGCTTTGAAGGAAAAAGCCACCATGCCGGCGAATACCAAAATTATCTGGAATATTTTGCAAAGGCCATACGCACAGGTGAA from the Sphingobacterium thalpophilum genome contains:
- a CDS encoding Gfo/Idh/MocA family protein, which encodes MESIQKLKLGILGLGEGRSTMSAALQSSSIELVQICDLNEELGRKRMKEFDFHAYTNNYQDMLHDKNIEAIAIYTPDHVHAKHIQLALEHDKHVICTKPFIDNLADANDLLELAAKKNRRVFVGQSSRFFEPVKKQREDFEAGLIGELITIEGYYHADHRWFLEKPWSLQSTFKWLYGGLSHPVDFIRWYLPNIDEVMGYGMLSANGKKGGLQNVDTMHFIFKAEDGRVARVSGAYTGPVQPVTRDSKMSCILRGTEGASQADYMDLRYAITDKNGEERMLTWEHKLKHYFRFEGKSHHAGEYQNYLEYFAKAIRTGEEAFPDMKEGIGTIALLQAMDESLTTGKPVRPKELLERYAVDLSLGR